One Natronomonas moolapensis 8.8.11 genomic region harbors:
- a CDS encoding xanthine dehydrogenase family protein molybdopterin-binding subunit — protein sequence MTPPELAGDDGETEEPETGSERATAGTDGTAVGESVEKVDGWGLVTGKARYTDDVPTANALEGRLLRSPHAHARVRSVDTEAADALDGVEAVLTHEDVPQERFTRTGFPYPAPAPFDERVLNERVRYVGEPVAAVAARSVDAAERALEAIDVDYEVMECVVDPEEAMAPDAPTLHPEPYENPQENAAPQRNVVCETRHEEGDIEAGFEEADTVVEGEYESQIVQQLPMETNTTIAWIDDRERLVLRTTTQVSHICRDKIARAFDLDRTDVKVIKPRVGGGFGVRQDTVPNQFICAALALATGRTVRLKNTRKEDLHVSQTRHAQTVEIKTGVREDGTITAMHVDITSNTGAYGCHALAVLSNAAHEPMSVYPTENRLFTGRAVYTNITPGGAMRGYGAVQGTFGVESHIDAVADAIGMDPVELRRHNVITEGEESFEPPDSESKSKLESVGVSECLDRACGAVGWSDGPEQPDEDRYERGYGVALSMAKSGVPNSEYSRCSITLEDDGTLTVRIGVGDTGQGSETVMGQIAASVFGLDTESVHVKADDTDATPWDNGAYASSTTYISGNATEKAARDLAKKVRELAAEWHNTDPDAIEVAGGDVVFGDGTSTSLESFAAEAFEGVRGPKRRLIGTGEHVTALSPKPFAAQLAEVEVDTETGEFEVLRLVNSVDCGQALNPANVRGQVIGGAVMGLGQTLSETLSFDEDGTPELRGLRDYEVIHAPDLPDIETEIVETYEPTGPYGAKSVGEVSVLGPSPAVANAVDDAVGVRVTELPITAAKVRDGLEEGE from the coding sequence ATGACGCCGCCGGAGCTCGCTGGCGACGACGGCGAGACCGAAGAACCCGAAACTGGGTCCGAGCGAGCGACTGCAGGAACCGACGGCACGGCCGTCGGTGAGAGCGTCGAGAAGGTCGACGGCTGGGGGCTCGTAACCGGCAAGGCCCGCTACACCGACGACGTCCCGACCGCGAACGCGCTCGAAGGACGCCTCCTCCGAAGCCCGCATGCCCACGCCCGCGTCCGGTCGGTCGACACCGAGGCCGCCGACGCACTCGATGGAGTCGAAGCGGTGCTCACACACGAAGACGTCCCGCAAGAGCGGTTCACACGAACCGGGTTTCCGTATCCAGCCCCGGCGCCCTTCGACGAACGCGTACTGAACGAGCGGGTGCGGTACGTCGGCGAGCCGGTCGCCGCGGTCGCGGCGCGTTCGGTCGACGCCGCCGAGCGGGCGCTCGAAGCGATCGACGTCGACTACGAGGTGATGGAATGCGTCGTCGATCCCGAGGAGGCGATGGCGCCGGACGCGCCGACGCTGCACCCCGAACCGTACGAAAACCCACAGGAGAACGCGGCGCCCCAGCGCAACGTCGTCTGTGAGACCCGCCACGAGGAAGGGGATATCGAAGCCGGATTCGAAGAGGCGGATACGGTTGTCGAGGGCGAATACGAGAGCCAGATCGTCCAGCAGCTGCCGATGGAGACGAACACGACGATCGCGTGGATCGACGACCGCGAGCGGTTGGTACTCCGGACGACGACGCAGGTTTCACACATCTGTCGGGACAAGATCGCCCGGGCGTTCGATCTCGACCGGACGGACGTGAAGGTGATCAAGCCCCGCGTCGGCGGCGGCTTCGGCGTCCGACAGGACACGGTTCCGAACCAGTTCATCTGTGCGGCTCTGGCGTTGGCGACCGGGCGAACGGTTCGATTGAAGAACACTCGCAAGGAAGACCTCCACGTTTCTCAGACCCGCCACGCCCAGACGGTCGAGATCAAAACCGGCGTCCGCGAGGACGGCACGATCACGGCGATGCACGTCGACATCACGTCGAACACGGGCGCGTACGGCTGTCACGCCCTCGCAGTGCTCTCGAACGCCGCTCACGAGCCGATGTCCGTCTATCCGACCGAGAACCGCCTCTTCACCGGGCGGGCGGTCTACACCAATATCACCCCCGGCGGAGCGATGCGCGGCTATGGCGCTGTACAGGGCACGTTCGGAGTCGAGAGCCACATCGATGCGGTCGCAGACGCGATCGGGATGGACCCCGTCGAACTCCGTCGTCACAACGTCATCACGGAGGGCGAAGAGAGCTTCGAACCCCCGGACAGCGAGAGCAAATCGAAGCTCGAATCCGTCGGAGTCTCGGAGTGTCTCGACCGCGCCTGTGGGGCCGTCGGCTGGTCCGACGGCCCGGAGCAGCCGGACGAGGACCGCTACGAGCGCGGCTACGGCGTCGCTCTGTCGATGGCCAAATCGGGTGTCCCGAACAGCGAGTACTCTCGGTGTTCTATCACCCTGGAGGACGACGGCACCCTCACCGTCCGGATCGGCGTCGGCGACACCGGGCAGGGATCGGAGACAGTGATGGGACAGATCGCGGCCAGCGTCTTCGGCCTCGATACCGAGTCGGTTCACGTCAAGGCCGACGACACCGACGCGACGCCGTGGGACAACGGGGCCTACGCGAGCAGCACCACGTATATAAGTGGGAACGCGACGGAGAAGGCGGCCCGCGACCTCGCAAAAAAGGTTCGAGAACTCGCGGCTGAGTGGCACAATACCGATCCGGACGCTATCGAGGTAGCCGGCGGGGACGTCGTGTTCGGAGACGGAACGTCTACATCGCTCGAATCGTTCGCTGCGGAGGCTTTCGAAGGCGTTCGGGGCCCGAAACGGCGGCTCATCGGTACCGGCGAACACGTTACTGCGCTGTCTCCGAAGCCGTTCGCAGCCCAACTCGCCGAAGTCGAAGTCGATACCGAAACGGGCGAGTTCGAGGTGCTGCGGCTGGTGAATTCGGTCGACTGCGGGCAGGCGCTCAACCCTGCGAACGTGCGTGGACAGGTCATCGGCGGTGCGGTCATGGGGCTCGGACAGACGCTCTCGGAGACGCTGTCCTTCGACGAGGACGGCACGCCGGAGCTCCGCGGGCTCCGGGATTACGAGGTGATACACGCGCCCGACCTGCCGGACATCGAGACCGAGATCGTCGAGACGTACGAGCCGACCGGTCCGTACGGTGCCAAGAGCGTCGGGGAAGTGTCGGTTCTCGGCCCGTCTCCGGCGGTCGCGAACGCCGTCGACGACGCGGTCGGAGTTCGAGTCACCGAGTTGCCGATCACTGCGGCGAAGGTCCGAGACGGACTCGAGGAGGGCGAGTAA
- a CDS encoding (2Fe-2S)-binding protein, translating to MHKNETTDTIRLRIDGENEQLGIEPGETLMSALRRAGHYSIKNGCDEGVCGACNVILGDEGLTRSCLVPAVSCDSAEVMTVEGLLDDEGELHPLQEAFLDYGAAQCGYCIPGVLLSGYDLLQRNRDPTEEEIADALSGNICRCTGYVQQIEAIQAAAERLRDGESAVGGES from the coding sequence ATGCACAAAAACGAGACGACGGACACGATCCGACTCCGGATCGACGGCGAGAACGAACAGCTCGGCATCGAGCCAGGCGAGACGCTCATGTCGGCGCTTCGCCGGGCGGGTCACTACAGCATCAAGAACGGCTGTGACGAAGGCGTCTGTGGGGCCTGCAACGTGATTTTGGGCGATGAGGGCCTCACTCGGTCCTGTCTCGTCCCCGCTGTGAGCTGTGACAGTGCCGAGGTGATGACTGTCGAAGGGTTGCTCGACGACGAGGGGGAACTCCACCCACTGCAGGAAGCGTTTCTCGACTATGGAGCCGCCCAGTGTGGGTACTGCATCCCCGGGGTGTTGCTCTCGGGGTACGATCTCCTCCAGCGGAATCGCGACCCGACCGAAGAGGAGATCGCGGACGCACTGAGCGGGAATATCTGCCGGTGTACCGGCTACGTCCAACAGATCGAAGCGATACAGGCTGCGGCCGAACGCCTCCGTGACGGAGAATCAGCGGTCGGGGGCGAGTCGTAG
- a CDS encoding XdhC family protein, whose protein sequence is MIENQSWGMSDRELYERLRALRTADVDAAVASVVDVAGSAYRRPGAKLVAPADGDALGAIAAGCLDGPVAKLASEARRSGEMTLETFDLTGTRGLGVGCNGVIDVFVEPLDDSIDPMLRSLENGDTATTLTVVESNDSAVPVGARTVCTDSRAETDTTRSALPDDALVELRDAAEVAREDATSTLVSVSRGAGTLRVFVDGVEPAPELLLFGAEEDTGAIASFGSEVGFRVTVASPRGGRADPEQFPGADRVRAVHPTDVDSLVETDRRTYAVLLSHNLVDDRLALSTLLEATEVPYVGVMGPRKRFEALREAAAEDGRSFARAELDRVSAPVGLDLGDGTPTGIAMSVVSEALAAANGAGGGRLSERSGPIHTRQAPGGSAEPR, encoded by the coding sequence ATGATCGAAAACCAATCCTGGGGTATGTCTGACCGGGAGCTGTACGAACGGCTTCGAGCGCTCCGGACGGCGGACGTCGATGCCGCTGTCGCGTCCGTCGTCGACGTGGCGGGGTCGGCCTACCGCCGTCCCGGCGCGAAACTCGTGGCGCCGGCTGACGGGGATGCACTCGGCGCCATCGCGGCTGGCTGTCTCGACGGCCCCGTCGCGAAACTCGCGAGCGAGGCTCGCCGCTCCGGGGAGATGACGCTCGAAACGTTCGACCTGACGGGCACCCGGGGACTTGGCGTCGGCTGCAACGGCGTCATCGACGTGTTCGTCGAACCCCTCGACGACTCGATCGACCCGATGCTCCGGTCGCTCGAGAACGGCGACACCGCCACGACACTCACTGTCGTAGAGAGCAACGACAGTGCGGTCCCAGTCGGCGCCCGAACCGTCTGCACCGATTCGAGAGCCGAAACTGACACCACCCGCTCGGCCCTCCCGGATGACGCACTCGTAGAGCTACGGGACGCTGCCGAGGTGGCCCGGGAAGACGCCACGAGTACGCTCGTGTCCGTGAGTCGAGGGGCGGGTACCCTCCGCGTGTTCGTCGACGGGGTCGAACCCGCTCCTGAGCTCCTCCTGTTCGGCGCCGAGGAGGACACGGGCGCGATCGCCAGTTTCGGGTCCGAGGTCGGGTTTCGGGTGACCGTCGCGTCGCCGCGTGGGGGGCGGGCCGACCCGGAGCAGTTCCCGGGCGCGGACCGAGTTCGTGCGGTCCACCCGACGGACGTCGATTCGCTCGTGGAGACGGACAGACGAACGTACGCCGTACTCCTCTCACACAACCTCGTCGACGACCGGCTCGCTCTGTCGACGCTGCTCGAAGCGACCGAGGTTCCGTACGTCGGTGTGATGGGACCGCGCAAGCGGTTTGAGGCGCTCCGCGAGGCGGCTGCCGAGGACGGCCGGTCGTTCGCGCGGGCGGAACTCGACCGCGTCTCAGCGCCGGTCGGGCTCGACCTCGGCGACGGCACCCCGACGGGGATTGCCATGAGCGTCGTCTCGGAGGCGCTCGCAGCGGCAAACGGCGCCGGCGGTGGCCGCCTCAGCGAGCGGTCGGGACCGATCCATACCCGGCAAGCGCCGGGGGGATCCGCGGAGCCCCGGTGA
- a CDS encoding uracil-xanthine permease family protein translates to MSSSEATDSRTDSVVLYGIEDRPPLGEAIPLGIQHVLAMFLGNVAPPLILAGAVGSVTGETTFLVQMALIVAGVATLVQAFPIGPVGARLPIVMGTSFAFLGPLIGIGSEFGLAAVFGTALLAAPVEMVMGVTLDRFRRYFPPLVTGIVVMLIGLTLVPTGMDYAAGASAGPGAEGYGSVLNLGLAGLVLLTTLVLNQFFDGFLRVISVFVGIALGYVVAIALGVVDFSGVAAAGWITVPVPLKYGLSFPPSAVLTMAFLYIVTGMETIGDISGTVSATGRDATKEELRGGLLADGVMSMFGAVFNAMPNTSFSQNVGLVNFTGVASRYVVGIGGVALIVLGFVPKIGAVVSAMPDAVLGGGALILFAMIFSSGARIIVQNVTLDHRNSTILALSIALGLGVSLRPELLANVPGEVQTLFGSALVTGGISALVLNVVLPGGGVGLGPTEHTDGLTPEMPMQIDEEMADTASNDD, encoded by the coding sequence ATGAGTAGTTCAGAAGCCACGGATTCGAGAACCGACTCCGTCGTACTGTACGGTATCGAAGACAGACCACCGTTGGGGGAGGCGATCCCGCTCGGCATCCAACACGTACTGGCGATGTTCCTCGGGAACGTCGCGCCGCCACTGATCCTCGCGGGCGCGGTCGGCTCCGTGACCGGGGAGACGACGTTTCTGGTCCAGATGGCGCTGATCGTCGCCGGCGTCGCGACGCTCGTTCAGGCCTTTCCCATCGGTCCGGTCGGTGCTCGACTCCCGATCGTCATGGGGACGAGCTTCGCCTTCCTGGGTCCGCTGATCGGGATCGGAAGCGAATTCGGGTTGGCGGCGGTGTTCGGGACAGCGTTGCTGGCCGCCCCCGTCGAGATGGTTATGGGAGTCACCCTCGATCGGTTCCGGCGGTACTTTCCGCCACTGGTCACGGGGATTGTCGTGATGCTGATCGGACTGACGCTCGTGCCGACTGGGATGGACTACGCCGCTGGCGCGTCCGCAGGGCCGGGGGCGGAGGGGTACGGTTCCGTCCTCAATCTCGGCCTCGCGGGACTGGTTCTCCTGACGACGCTCGTCCTCAACCAGTTCTTCGACGGGTTTCTCCGCGTCATCAGCGTCTTTGTCGGTATCGCTCTCGGCTACGTCGTGGCGATCGCGCTGGGTGTCGTCGACTTCTCGGGCGTCGCAGCGGCCGGGTGGATCACCGTTCCGGTCCCGCTGAAGTACGGGCTCTCGTTCCCGCCGAGTGCCGTCCTCACGATGGCGTTTCTCTACATCGTGACCGGTATGGAGACGATCGGCGACATATCCGGGACGGTCTCGGCGACCGGGCGGGATGCGACGAAGGAGGAACTCCGCGGGGGGTTGCTCGCCGACGGTGTGATGAGTATGTTCGGGGCCGTGTTCAACGCGATGCCGAACACCTCGTTCTCGCAGAACGTCGGCCTCGTGAACTTTACGGGCGTCGCGAGCCGCTACGTTGTCGGGATCGGCGGCGTCGCGCTGATCGTCCTCGGGTTCGTTCCGAAGATCGGTGCAGTCGTCTCCGCGATGCCGGATGCCGTCCTCGGAGGGGGCGCGTTGATCCTGTTCGCGATGATCTTCTCCTCGGGCGCGCGCATCATCGTCCAGAACGTGACGCTCGATCACCGAAACTCGACGATCCTCGCGCTGTCGATCGCGCTCGGACTCGGCGTTTCGCTTCGCCCCGAACTCCTGGCGAACGTCCCCGGGGAAGTCCAGACGCTGTTCGGCTCCGCACTCGTCACTGGCGGTATCTCCGCGCTCGTTCTCAACGTGGTCCTTCCCGGTGGTGGCGTCGGGCTCGGACCGACGGAGCACACCGACGGGCTTACACCGGAAATGCCGATGCAGATCGACGAGGAGATGGCCGACACCGCGTCGAACGACGACTGA
- a CDS encoding DUF3830 family protein yields the protein MIELDIDGTTLTAELHEDRAPRSVAAVREFLPLESELMHVRWSGIATWINIDEIELPEIPRENHTVYPSRGDLLLYPGYRNEQEILLACGPTCFKSPAGELAGNHVASVDATAEELKAIEETTLRDGVQDVTIREVE from the coding sequence ATGATCGAACTCGACATCGACGGGACGACCCTGACAGCCGAGCTGCACGAGGACCGAGCGCCGCGATCAGTCGCCGCGGTGCGTGAGTTTCTGCCGCTGGAGTCGGAGCTCATGCACGTCCGCTGGAGCGGCATCGCGACGTGGATCAACATCGACGAGATCGAGTTGCCCGAGATCCCGCGGGAGAACCACACGGTGTACCCCTCGCGGGGGGATTTGTTGCTCTATCCGGGCTATCGGAACGAACAGGAGATCCTCCTGGCCTGTGGTCCGACGTGTTTCAAGAGCCCGGCGGGCGAACTCGCGGGCAACCACGTCGCGAGCGTGGACGCGACCGCCGAGGAACTGAAAGCGATCGAGGAGACGACGCTCCGTGACGGCGTCCAGGACGTGACGATCCGGGAGGTGGAGTGA
- a CDS encoding hydantoinase/carbamoylase family amidase: MVTDLAVDGASLRADVERTAAFGAVDAPEGRGRTALPGSEANGEAREYLVDRLRETGLEVRVDAVGNVAGRWTPPDADPDAAPVAAGSHLDSVPRGGIFDGVLGVYAALESVRAIKDSEATPTRPLEVVCFTGEEGTRFADGVLGSSVATGKRGVEATLALSDGDTTLEAALERIGYRGTGRLDASEWDAWLELHIEQTTRLGDAGVPVGVVSDIAGTTRAHVTVDGEADHSGTTGMAERTDALAAASEFVLEVERRAGATATTGSETAVGTVGRLDVEPGVVNVVPGSATLQLDVRSTAAGEIRRQIEAVRRLLDALEIERGVSTSFAADYTVDPTPLSERCRRIAAEAAGRSGIETRTVHSGAGHDTMQVADVTEAGLLFVASENGRSHSPRERADWNDCTAATTVLAESLCRLATADHPT; the protein is encoded by the coding sequence GTGGTGACCGACCTCGCGGTCGACGGCGCGTCGCTTCGGGCGGACGTCGAACGGACGGCCGCGTTCGGAGCCGTCGACGCCCCGGAGGGTCGCGGGCGCACCGCCCTCCCCGGGAGCGAGGCCAACGGCGAGGCGCGGGAGTACCTCGTCGACCGGCTCCGGGAGACGGGGCTGGAGGTCCGCGTCGACGCGGTCGGAAACGTCGCGGGGCGGTGGACGCCGCCGGACGCGGACCCGGACGCCGCCCCCGTCGCCGCCGGCAGCCACCTGGACTCGGTCCCCAGGGGCGGCATCTTCGACGGCGTGCTCGGCGTCTACGCGGCGCTGGAGTCCGTCCGGGCGATCAAAGACAGCGAGGCGACGCCGACGCGCCCGCTGGAGGTAGTCTGTTTCACCGGCGAGGAGGGGACCCGGTTCGCCGACGGCGTGTTGGGGTCGTCTGTCGCGACCGGCAAGCGCGGCGTCGAGGCGACGCTGGCGCTGTCCGACGGCGACACCACGCTCGAAGCGGCGCTCGAACGGATCGGCTATCGCGGAACCGGCCGACTCGACGCGAGCGAGTGGGACGCGTGGCTCGAACTCCACATCGAGCAGACGACCCGCCTCGGCGACGCCGGCGTTCCGGTCGGGGTCGTCTCGGACATCGCCGGCACGACCCGGGCGCACGTGACCGTCGACGGGGAGGCCGACCACTCCGGCACGACCGGGATGGCCGAGCGAACGGACGCCCTCGCCGCCGCGAGCGAGTTCGTCCTCGAGGTCGAACGACGCGCCGGCGCGACCGCAACGACCGGGAGCGAAACGGCGGTCGGCACCGTCGGTCGCCTCGACGTCGAGCCGGGCGTCGTCAACGTCGTCCCCGGCTCGGCGACGCTGCAACTCGACGTCCGATCGACCGCGGCCGGCGAGATCCGACGGCAAATCGAAGCGGTACGACGGCTGCTCGACGCCCTCGAGATCGAACGCGGCGTCTCGACGTCGTTCGCCGCCGACTACACCGTCGATCCGACGCCGCTCTCGGAGCGCTGTCGACGGATCGCGGCCGAGGCCGCGGGTCGATCCGGGATCGAGACCCGGACGGTCCACTCCGGGGCCGGCCACGACACGATGCAGGTGGCGGACGTGACAGAGGCCGGCCTGTTGTTCGTCGCCTCCGAGAACGGCCGCTCGCACTCGCCGCGGGAGCGGGCGGACTGGAACGACTGCACCGCCGCGACGACCGTCCTCGCCGAGTCGCTGTGCCGACTCGCGACAGCCGACCATCCGACATAA
- a CDS encoding IclR family transcriptional regulator yields the protein MTSEHGDGGPRTLKTVSTASRVLDAVREHDEVGASDLAAALDVSKSTAYIHLRTLEENGFLVQRGDTYRLAFKFTVLGEYVRNRSPLYRYGKSEVDDLAEETNQYTHLVTEEDGFGINLYQVRGDTGIDGEYQTDKIQRRDHLHYTASGKAILAYLPRERVEEILDERGLPARTANTVTDAESLFAELERVRERGYAYNDGEEIDGFRAVGAPVRDADGDVLGSLSVSGPASVMQGDRFEEEMPQRVTQSANVIEVNITMDARANQSV from the coding sequence ATGACCTCGGAACACGGGGACGGCGGGCCGCGGACGCTGAAGACCGTCAGCACGGCTTCGCGCGTTCTCGACGCGGTTCGGGAGCACGACGAGGTCGGCGCATCCGACCTCGCCGCGGCCCTCGACGTTTCGAAGAGTACGGCGTACATCCACCTCCGAACGCTCGAGGAGAACGGCTTTCTCGTCCAGCGGGGGGACACCTACCGGCTCGCGTTCAAGTTCACCGTGTTGGGGGAGTACGTCCGCAACCGGAGCCCGCTGTATCGCTACGGGAAATCGGAGGTCGACGACCTCGCCGAGGAGACCAACCAGTACACGCACCTCGTGACCGAGGAGGACGGCTTCGGCATCAACCTGTATCAGGTCAGAGGGGACACCGGCATCGACGGGGAGTACCAGACGGACAAGATCCAGCGCCGCGATCACCTCCACTACACGGCCTCGGGGAAGGCGATCCTCGCGTATCTCCCCCGCGAGCGCGTCGAAGAGATCCTCGACGAACGGGGGTTGCCCGCACGGACGGCGAACACGGTCACCGACGCGGAGTCGCTGTTCGCGGAGCTCGAACGGGTCCGCGAGCGGGGGTACGCGTACAACGACGGCGAGGAGATCGACGGCTTCCGGGCCGTCGGCGCACCCGTCCGGGACGCCGACGGCGACGTCCTCGGATCATTGAGTGTCTCCGGCCCGGCCAGCGTCATGCAGGGCGATCGGTTCGAGGAGGAGATGCCACAGCGCGTCACCCAGTCGGCGAACGTCATCGAGGTGAACATCACCATGGACGCCCGGGCGAACCAGTCTGTTTGA
- a CDS encoding IS6-like element ISNamo7 family transposase → MPKNARLNGHLDEIELGFVEREATPKLLMKLGIQLHLAGLSLSNTISILEIFGVSRARSTVHNWVHRADLQPESGRDPDHVAVDETVIRLNDEQYWLYAAVDPETNKLLYTTLEPTTNKAIAHAFFAELREKHDVDDAVFLIDGSHSLKDACRRHSLDFRYERHGNRNSVERVFREVKRRTISFSNCFSNAEADTADDWLRSFAFAWNQLM, encoded by the coding sequence ATGCCCAAAAACGCCCGCCTCAACGGCCATTTGGACGAGATCGAGTTAGGTTTTGTGGAGCGAGAAGCGACACCGAAATTACTGATGAAGCTTGGTATTCAACTCCATTTAGCTGGCCTATCACTTTCGAATACCATTTCTATCCTTGAGATATTCGGTGTCAGTCGAGCTCGATCTACTGTTCACAACTGGGTTCACAGGGCAGATCTACAGCCCGAATCTGGTCGGGATCCGGATCACGTTGCGGTGGATGAGACCGTGATCCGACTCAATGATGAGCAGTACTGGCTGTATGCTGCTGTCGATCCTGAGACAAACAAATTACTGTATACAACGCTTGAACCGACGACAAACAAGGCAATCGCTCACGCATTCTTTGCCGAACTCCGCGAGAAACACGACGTTGACGACGCGGTGTTTCTCATAGATGGCTCGCACTCACTGAAAGACGCCTGTCGCCGCCATAGCCTCGATTTCAGATATGAACGCCATGGAAATCGGAATAGCGTCGAACGTGTCTTTCGAGAGGTAAAACGACGAACTATCAGTTTTTCAAACTGTTTTAGCAATGCCGAAGCAGACACCGCCGACGATTGGCTTCGATCCTTCGCCTTCGCATGGAATCAGCTTATGTGA
- a CDS encoding NAD-dependent epimerase/dehydratase family protein, producing the protein MDGKRVLVTGGAGFVGSNVANHLAADNEVLVVDDCSLGTPANLDSAVECRDRSVLAEGLPTDVDVVFHLAALSSYAMHEGEPQRGARVNVEGFVNVVEQARRDGCETIVYASTSSIYGTRTERTPEDVPVSVDTGYEASKLARERYAEYFSNHYGLSLAGLRLFSVYQGYGGAEAHKGEYANVVAQFADAIANGDSPVLYGDGTQTRDFTHVSDVVSAVVRAAEHGLEGVYNVGTGQSYSFNTVVELLNDELGTDVAPEYVENPIPESVYVHDTRADFSKLCAATGWEPEVAFEDGIERVCSGY; encoded by the coding sequence ATGGATGGCAAGCGCGTCCTCGTCACCGGCGGGGCGGGGTTCGTCGGTTCGAACGTCGCCAACCACCTCGCCGCCGACAACGAGGTCCTCGTCGTCGACGACTGCTCGCTCGGGACGCCGGCGAACCTCGACAGCGCAGTGGAGTGTCGCGACCGCTCGGTGCTCGCCGAGGGGCTGCCGACGGACGTCGACGTCGTCTTCCACCTCGCGGCGCTGTCGTCGTACGCGATGCACGAGGGCGAGCCACAGCGCGGCGCCCGCGTGAACGTCGAGGGGTTCGTCAACGTCGTCGAGCAGGCCCGCAGGGACGGCTGTGAGACGATCGTCTACGCCTCGACGTCGTCGATCTACGGCACCCGGACCGAGCGCACGCCCGAGGACGTCCCGGTGTCGGTCGACACGGGCTATGAGGCCTCGAAGCTGGCACGGGAACGCTACGCGGAATACTTTTCGAATCACTACGGGCTGTCGCTGGCCGGGCTGCGCCTGTTCTCGGTGTATCAGGGCTACGGCGGTGCGGAGGCCCACAAGGGCGAGTACGCGAACGTGGTCGCGCAGTTCGCCGATGCCATCGCCAACGGCGACTCGCCTGTGTTATACGGCGACGGCACCCAGACGCGGGACTTCACGCACGTCTCCGATGTGGTCTCGGCGGTGGTCCGGGCGGCCGAACACGGCTTAGAGGGCGTCTACAACGTCGGGACCGGCCAGTCGTACTCGTTCAACACGGTCGTCGAGTTGCTCAACGACGAACTCGGCACGGACGTCGCCCCGGAGTACGTCGAGAATCCCATCCCGGAGTCGGTGTACGTCCACGACACCCGTGCGGATTTCTCGAAGCTGTGCGCGGCGACCGGGTGGGAGCCCGAGGTCGCCTTCGAGGACGGGATCGAACGAGTGTGTTCGGGGTACTGA
- the gfcR gene encoding transcriptional regulator GfcR: MKNIDGLIESARELSERGFSRGEIADELNVSRETATWLVERSGEAASTTTEPSGGPHDIHVDWSALGRDSARLSYTGMAMADLLSKQGESVDLTVGIEKAGAPLATVVARELDTDIAAYAPRKHQWEEGDIEELEGTFSQNFAEIRGRECYVVDDTITSGTTMRETIGGIKNRGGEPVACVVLVDKQGIESIDGVPVYSLIQAIRVGNGDDE, translated from the coding sequence ATGAAGAACATCGACGGACTCATCGAGAGCGCGAGGGAACTGTCCGAACGTGGATTTTCCAGGGGGGAGATCGCGGACGAGTTGAACGTCTCCCGCGAGACGGCGACGTGGCTCGTCGAACGCAGCGGGGAGGCGGCGTCGACGACCACAGAACCCTCGGGCGGCCCCCACGACATCCACGTCGACTGGAGCGCGTTGGGGCGTGACTCGGCGCGGCTCAGCTACACGGGGATGGCGATGGCGGATCTGCTCTCAAAACAGGGCGAGTCGGTCGACTTGACGGTCGGCATCGAAAAGGCGGGCGCGCCGCTGGCGACCGTCGTCGCCCGCGAACTCGATACGGACATCGCCGCCTACGCGCCGCGGAAACACCAGTGGGAAGAGGGCGACATCGAGGAGCTTGAAGGGACCTTCTCGCAGAACTTCGCCGAGATCCGGGGGCGGGAGTGTTACGTCGTCGACGACACCATCACCAGCGGGACGACGATGCGGGAGACGATCGGCGGTATCAAGAACCGCGGTGGGGAGCCGGTCGCCTGCGTCGTCCTGGTGGACAAACAGGGCATCGAGTCGATCGACGGCGTCCCGGTGTACTCGCTGATCCAGGCCATCCGGGTCGGGAACGGCGACGACGAGTAG